One stretch of Arachis hypogaea cultivar Tifrunner chromosome 20, arahy.Tifrunner.gnm2.J5K5, whole genome shotgun sequence DNA includes these proteins:
- the LOC112782864 gene encoding uncharacterized protein, with protein MTRVMMWFRFLFLLILLNLLNPSHGKETESQQDLELLLSFKASIHDDPLHSLSNWLPTISLCNWNGITCNKNISDVIVVTALSLAGKNISGEASSSVFHLPNLTSLDLSNNQLTKLLHLDQAPPFLSPIRYLNLSNNNLTGPPPRSLFSASFSLLETLDLSNNMFSGEIPPQIGLLSALTYLDIGGNLLGGHIPSSITQLKNLQYFTLASNQLVGEIPKEIRAMKNLKWIYFGYNNLSGEIPSAIGELTSLNHLDLVYNNLTGAIPESIGSLTNLEYIFLYQNKFNGPIPRSIFNLKKLVSLDLSDNSLSGEIPELVVNLQRLEILHLFSNNFSGKIPKGLESLPRLQVLQLWSNSLTGEIPLELGKRNNLTVLDLSSNNLTGKVPETLCNSGTLYKLILFSNKLEGRIPRSLSTCKTLRRVRLQNNKLSGNLPEEFTKLTQVYFLDISGNQLSGRIDDRQWSMPSLQMLNLANNFFSGEIPSSFGSKKLEDLDLSENRFSGEIPRGIFENSENLVQLKLGNNNLYGTIPEELCSCKKLVALDLSHNNLNGQILMKLAEMPVLGLLDLSENQFSGEIPQNLGKVESLVQVNISHNRFHGGLPSTGAFLAINASAVAGNDLCDRENEASNGLPPCKGSQNQTWLFLVLCLLFGLVAIAVTAFLVVLVRRRKSMQMRRVENNEDGGTWEMQFFDAKASRTITMEDVVACSREGKVVSKGRNWVSYEGKCMGSENDMRFLVKEITDATSLPLRFWEDTVKFEKKVRHGNIVKLVATCHSGKKGFLVYESVEGERSLAEIVSGLSWQRRWKVAVGIAKALKFLHCECCSTVWDLTDEVLSPEIVLVDGKGVTRLKLSPPGMAPLDVKGFMITSPYVAPEARNNNSGDATEKSEIYGFGVMLIELLTGRATTDIESGNGNVVHQHQSVVEWARYCYSDCHLDTWIDPVIKGGDESTKYHNDVVEAMNLALHCTATDPKARPSAREVLKALEAIHATNTQLFCST; from the exons ATGACCAGAGTGATGATGTGGTTCAGGTTCTTGTTCTTGCTAATTCTTCTCAACTTGCTGAACCCATCACATGGAAAAGAAACTGAAAGTCAACAAGACCTTGAGCTTCTCTTATCGTTCAAAGCTTCAATCCACGACGATCCACTTCACTCTCTCAGTAACTGGCTCCCAACCATTTCTTTATGCAACTGGAACGGCATCACTTGCAACAAGAATATATCTGATGTCATAGTCGTCACCGCCCTTTCCCTCGCCGGTAAAAACATCTCCGGCGAGGCTTCTTCCTCCGTTTTCCACCTTCCAAACCTCACATCACTCGACCTCTCCAACAACCAGCTTACGAAGCTCCTCCACTTGGATCAAGCTCCTCCATTTCTCTCCCCAATTCGTTACCTCAACCTCAGCAACAACAATCTAACCGGCCCTCCCCCTCGCTCCTTGTTCTCCGCCTCCTTTTCTCTCCTCGAGACTCTTGACCTCTCCAACAACATGTTCTCCGGCGAGATCCCTCCCCAAATTGGCCTTTTATCAGCCCTAACCTACCTTGACATTGGAGGCAACCTTCTCGGCGGACACATTCCGAGTTCCATAACTCAGTTGAAAAATCTACAGTACTTCACTCTCGCTTCGAACCAGTTAGTCGGCGAAATCCCGAAAGAGATTCGAGCCATGAAGAATTTGAAGTGGATTTACTTCGGTTACAACAATCTCTCTGGTGAAATTCCCAGTGCCATTGGTGAGTTAACTTCATTGAACCACCTCGATCTTGTGTACAACAACCTCACCGGAGCGATTCCTGAATCCATCGGAAGCTTAACGAATCTCGAGTACATCTTCCTCTACCAGAACAAATTCAACGGTCCGATTCCTCGTTCAATCTTCAACCTCAAGAAGCTTGTATCTCTTGACCTCAGCGATAACTCTCTCTCCGGCGAGATTCCGGAACTCGTGGTGAATCTTCAAAGGCTTGAGATTCTTCATTTGTTTTCGAACAATTTCTCAGGGAAGATTCCCAAGGGTTTGGAATCATTGCCGCGGCTTCAGGTGCTTCAGCTGTGGTCAAACTCGTTGACCGGGGAGATTCCGTTGGAACTTGGGAAGCGTAACAACCTAACGGTTTTGGATCTCTCTTCTAACAACCTCACGGGGAAGGTTCCAGAAACTCTGTGCAATTCCGGGACGCTTTACAAGCTCATCCTCTTCTCTAACAAATTAGAAGGCCGAATCCCGAGAAGCTTGAGCACATGCAAAACGCTGCGTAGAGTGCGTCTCCAGAATAACAAGCTCTCTGGGAATTTGCCTGAGGAATTCACCAAGCTCACTCAGGTCTACTTCTTGGATATCTCCGGCAACCAACTTTCTGGAAGAATCGATGATAGACAATGGAGCATGCCGTCTCTTCAGATGCTCAATCTGGCTAACAATTTCTTCTCCGGCGAGATTCCGAGCTCGTTCGGGAGCAAGAAATTGGAAGATTTAGACTTATCAGAGAATCGATTCTCTGGTGAAATTCCTCGTGGAATCTTCGAGAATTCGGAGAATTTGGTGCAGTTGAAGCTGGGAAACAACAATCTTTATGGTACTATTCCTGAAGAACTCTGTTCATGCAAGAAGCTTGTGGCATTAGACCTCAGCCATAACAATCTCAACGGTCAAATTCTGATGAAGCTTGCGGAGATGCCAGTTTTAGGGCTTCTTGATTTGTCGGAGAACCAATTCTCCGGCGAGATTCCGCAGAATTTGGGGAAAGTGGAATCTCTTGTTCAGGTTAACATATCTCACAACCGTTTCCATGGAGGTTTACCTTCCACAGGAGCGTTCCTCGCCATCAACGCTAGTGCAGTCGCAGGGAACGATCTTTGTGACCGCGAAAATGAAGCTTCTAACGGTTTGCCACCATGCAAGGGTTCTCAGAACCAGACATGGCTGTTCTTAGTGCTATGTTTACTCTTTGGATTGGTTGCGATTGCCGTTACAGCTTTTCTGGTAGTTTTGGTGCGAAGAAGGAAAAGCATGCAGATGAGAAGAGTGGAGAATAACGAAGATGGCGGCACGTGGGAGATGCAGTTTTTCGATGCGAAAGCTTCGAGAACGATAACCATGGAAGACGTTGTTGCTTGTTCAAGAGAAGGGAAAGTGGTTTCGAAAGGAAGGAACTGGGTTTCGTACGAAGGAAAATGCATGGGAAGCGAAAACGACATGCGTTTTCTGGTGAAGGAAATCACTGATGCAACGTCTCTTCCGCTTAGATTCTGGGAAGATACGGTGAAGTTTGAGAAGAAGGTTCGGCACGGTAACATTGTCAAGCTTGTTGCCACGTGTCACTCAGGGAAGAAGGGGTTCTTGGTTTACGAGAGTGTGGAGGGAGAGAGGAGTCTCGCCGAGATTGTGAGCGGTTTGAGTTGGCAACGGAGGTGGAAGGTTGCGGTGGGGATCGCGAAGGCGCTTAAGTTCTTGCATTGTGAGTGTTGCTCTACGGTCTGGGATCTCACCGACGAGGTGCTGTCGCCGGAGATTGTTTTGGTGGACGGAAAAGGTGTCACTCGCCTTAAGCTCAGCCCTCCTGGCATGGCGCCTTTGGATGTCAAGGGTTTCATGATCACTTCCCCCTACGTTGCACCAG AGGCAAGGAATAATAATAGTGGAGATGCGACAGAGAAGAGTGAAATATATGGATTCGGAGTTATGCTGATTGAATTATTGACTGGAAGAGCCACTACGGACATTGAATCAGGGAATGGAAATGTGGTGCACCAGCATCAGAGCGTTGTAGAGTGGGCCCGATACTGTTACTCTGACTGTCATCTTGACACGTGGATAGATCCGGTGATCAAGGGTGGAGATGAGTCAACCAAATATCATAACGACGTCGTTGAGGCCATGAACCTTGCCTTGCACTGCACCGCCACTGATCCTAAGGCCAGACCAAGCGCAAGAGAAGTTCTTAAGGCTCTAGAAGCTATTCACGCCACCAACACACAATTATTTTGCTCAACATGa